The Sporolituus thermophilus DSM 23256 nucleotide sequence CATGAATGTGCGGGGCTATTTTGTCGGCCTGCCCATTACCGCCGCCGGTCCGTTATTGGCCGGTACGGCTCTGCTCGGCGATTTCTTGCCGGTAGCAGTGCAGGCGCTGGTGTTATTGGTGCTGGCCGGCCTGATGGTGTCGACGCTGCGGGTGCCGAAATGGTGATTTTTGGACGGCAGGCTCCAGACCTGCCGTTTTGCCTTTTCAATTAAGTTTTTTCCGTAAGGGTATGCGCCATGAGTGAAGTAATCATCATTATTACCCGTGATTACCCGTGGCGGCCGGGTCGAGAACTGTAGCGCGAGCGCCGCGGCGGCTGTTACCCTAGTTACCAAACCTCCTTTCACCGCATATGATATATTGACATAAGAAGGTGAAAGGAGTTTTTATTGTGGGCAGAAGATTTCTCTTTAAACGCTTGCGTCAACTCCCGGCCGGGCCGGTGATGCCTTTGTTGCCGGTTGTTAACCCCCTCCAAGCCGTTAATCCCTGCTACCTGTTGCTAGAGCTGCAGCCGGTGGTGAGACATGGGCTGAACGAGCTTACGGCGACCAATACCCGCCATGTTCTGTTTGAAACGGCAATGATTGCCTACTTGATGGGGGTGGGATATGACTATCGCACGGCCTTAGCAATCGTCGAGTCGTGGGAAATTATCAAAACGCTGGACAAAGGGACGCTGTTCCTAGAGCAGTTCCAGTCAACCCGAGAAGATGACGAAGAGGGAGAGCCGTAATGACTCTCCCTTACTATTTATCCCTTATTCTTTTGACCTGCTTCCATTTATTATTTTCATTTTGATAACGTCCTGGACCGGTTTGCCGGCGTCCTGCGCCAGCAGGCTGGCCATGGCTACGGCGCGGGGCTTATAGCCTTGGCGGAGAAGGTCGTGTCTGGTTGCCAGTCTTATTGTAGCGGACGGTTGTGACAAATTTATGACCGCCTAATGTGACCGGCCAGCGGCAGGGTGACGGTAAAGGCCGCGCCTTGGCCCGGCGTGCTTTCGGCAATAGTCTCGCCACCCATGTACCGGACAAGTTCGCGGGTGATGGCAAGACCGAGACCGGTACCGCCGGCGGCACGGGTCCGGGCTTTATCCACGCGGTAAAACCGTTCCCAGATATGGGGAAGGTCGGCTGCGGGGATGCCAGGCCCATAGTCGCGGACGGTAAAAGACGCGTTCGGCGGCGAAAGAGTGATGGTCACGTCGATGTTTGACCCAGCCGGCGCGTAGCGGACCGCATTGGTGATGAGATTGAGCGCTACCTGCGCCAGCCGGTCGGGGTCGGCCAGCACTACCGCCGGTTGGTTGGGCAGACGAAGATTAAGGGTTAGATTTTTACTTGAAAGCAGGGGGGCCAGCCGGTCGGCTTGCTCGTGCCAAAAGTAGCCTAAGTCCAGGGGCTCTTTGACAATGGACAGGGCGCCTGCTTCCAGTTCGGCCAGGGCCAACAGGTCGCGGAGCAGCCGGTCGATGCGCTTTGCTTCGCCCACAATTGTGCCTAAGTAGCGATGCTGTTGGTCGGTGTCTTTGACGAGTCCGTCTTGCAGCGCTTCCGCCATGGCTTGGATGGATGCGACCGGTGTCTTAAGTTCATGCGTAACGTCGGCCAGGAACTTGCGGCGGTTTTCTTCCGCATGGGCCAGTGCTTCGGCCATCGCGTTAAAAGTGCGCCCGAGACGACCGAGTTCGTCGTCGCCGGTGGCGCCGGTCCGGCTGGTATAGTCGCCGCCGGCAAACCGGGCGGCTGCCAGGCTGATGTCAGCAACGGGGCGGGTAAGGCCGCGGGCCATGACCAGGGCAAAGGCCAGCGCCGCCAGGATGCCGATGCCGAGGGAGTAAAGAAGAAGCTTTTCTACCGCCTGCGCCGCTTTATTAACGCCGGTGATTGAAGCGTAAAGCAGGACGGCGGTTTGTGGGTTCGCTCCCGGTACCGCAATGCCAACAACGATGGAGCGGTCGGTCTGGCGGCGGGAAGTGCGCACCCACGTTTGGGCCTCGCCGGCAAAAAGGGCGGATAGCTCGTCGGCCGCCTCGGGGAAAGCCTTCGCCCAGCGGTTGGGCGGGGTGCCGGCGATAACCCGGCCTTCGCGGTCAATAAGCCACAGTGTGGCGCCGGCGAGTTGTTCAAGTTCCTGTAACTGTTCAGCAGACGGCACGCGCCCCTGGCGCAGGTCAGGGGCTAAGAGCTGGCTGACAACCCTGCCTTTGACCAGCAGGTCGCTTTGTTTGGTCCGCACGGCATGATTCCGCACCAGATAAGACATAAACAATCCAAGAACCAAGGTTGTCAATAAGATCACGGCGACATGGGAAAGAAATAAGCGGCCGAAAATGGAGCGACTCATTTTGGCACCACTTCAAATTTGTAGCCGACACCCCAGGCGGTATGGATATAATGGTAGTCGGCGGCGCTAAGTTTTTGCCGCAGCCGCTTAACGGCGGCGTCGACGGCGCGGTCGTCGCCGTTATAATCGTAACCCCAGACATTGGTGAGCAGTTGTTCACGGGAAAAGGCTACTTTGGGATGACGGGCCAAGAAGAGGAGGAGGTCAAATTCTTTGGGCGGCAGGCTAACGGTCTGCCCGCCGCAGATTATCGTCTGCGCGGCGGGATGGATTGTCAGGCCGGGAAAGGAAAGGGCATCGCCGCTATCGAAAAGTAAGCCGCTCCGGCGAAGCACCGCCTTAACCCTGGCCACCAGTTCGCGGGGACTGAACGGCTTGGTCACATAATCATCGGCCCCAAGGGAGAACCCCGTGATTATGTCGTACTCGGCGCTTTTGGCGGTCAGAAAGATGACCGGCGCCTGACGGGTGATGGCGCGGCAGATATCCCACCCCGATAATTTGGGCAGCATGATATCAAGAATCAGTAAATCAGGACGGTGGCTTGTCTCGATTGCCAGTGCTTCTTCGCCGTCGCCGGCCGTGTATACCGTAAAGCCTTCTTGTTCGAGATACAGCCGCACGACCTCGCAGATGCTGGGCTCGTCGTCGGCAAGCAAAATTTTGACAGACATCTTGTCACCTCCGGCTTGCTGGGCTGAGAAAAAAGTGCTATCATAAAAATTAGTTATGGACAAACTTTTTCCTTTATAGCTTTTCCCCAAAAAGCAAGGGTGGCATCGCCGTGAGCCACACCTGGCCGGGAAACTTCGCCAATTGCATAGTGTTTTCCTCACCCCGCTTAGAGCCCAGAGGGACTGAGACGGAAGGGACAGAGAGTTTTCGGCATAGGAAATCTGCGCCTTCTTGTCTTGGAGCAAGAAGGCGTTTTTATTCGTAAGGAGGCATTAAAAGTGCAACTTGTTACCCGTATTGATGAGGTTAAAAAACTGGTTCGGGAGCTGCGCCGTCAGGGCAAGACCATCGGCTTGGTGCCGACCATGGGGTACCTGCACGAGGGACATCTGACGCTCATGCGCCGGGCCAAGGCGGAGCAGGATGTGGTTGTCGCCACCGTTTTTGTTAACCCATTGCAGTTCGGCCCAAGCGAAGACTTCGCCGTCTATCCGCGCGATCTGGACCGCGACAGTAGGCTTGCCGCCGCAGCCGGCGTGGATGTGCTGTTTGCTCCGCCAGTGGAGGAAATGTATCCCCGGGGCTACGAAAATATGCTGGCGTTTGTAGATGTGCGCCGCGTTACCGAGCGGCTGTGCGGCGCGTCCCGGCCCGGCCATTTCCGGGGTGTTGCTACCGTGGTCACGAAACTGTTTAACATCGTTGAACCTGATGCAGCCTATTTCGGCCAAAAAGATGCCCAACAAGTAGTTGTTATCCGCACCATGGTCCGTGACCTGAACATGAATGTTCGCATAGTGACGGTGCCGATCGTGCGCGAGCCGGACGGCCTGGCGATGTCGTCGCGCAACGTCTATCTGGCGCCGGCCGAGCGGCAGGCGGCCCTGGTACTGTCCCGGGCACTGAAGCTGGCGAAAGAGAAGCTTGACGCCGGCGAACGTTCCGCCGCGACGCTGATTGCGGCCATGCGGGAGTTAATTAGCCGTGAGCCGCTGGCAACCATTGATTATATTTCGGTCAGCGACGCCGAGACGCTGGAGGAGCTCGACACTGTCCGCGCACCGGCGCTGGTGGCGCTGGCGGTAAAAATCGGCAAAACGCGGCTGATTGATAATTTACTCTGGGAGGAGACGCAGCATGTTTCGCACGCTTTTTAAGTCCAAACTGCACCGCGCGACTGTTACCGAGGCCTGCCTCAATTATGTGGGCAGCATCACCATCGACGAAGACCTTATGGATGCCGCCGATATTCTCGTCAATGAGAAAGTGCAAGTAGTAAACATCAATAACGGCGCTCGCTTTGAAACCTATGCCATAGCCGGTGAGCGGGGATCGGGGACGATTTGCTTAAACGGCGCGGCGGC carries:
- the panD gene encoding aspartate 1-decarboxylase, whose product is MFRTLFKSKLHRATVTEACLNYVGSITIDEDLMDAADILVNEKVQVVNINNGARFETYAIAGERGSGTICLNGAAARLVQPGDKVIIITYAMMDETAARTFRPTVVFLDDANRIVETKRQERHGEFG
- the panC gene encoding pantoate--beta-alanine ligase, with translation MQLVTRIDEVKKLVRELRRQGKTIGLVPTMGYLHEGHLTLMRRAKAEQDVVVATVFVNPLQFGPSEDFAVYPRDLDRDSRLAAAAGVDVLFAPPVEEMYPRGYENMLAFVDVRRVTERLCGASRPGHFRGVATVVTKLFNIVEPDAAYFGQKDAQQVVVIRTMVRDLNMNVRIVTVPIVREPDGLAMSSRNVYLAPAERQAALVLSRALKLAKEKLDAGERSAATLIAAMRELISREPLATIDYISVSDAETLEELDTVRAPALVALAVKIGKTRLIDNLLWEETQHVSHAF
- a CDS encoding response regulator transcription factor — translated: MSVKILLADDEPSICEVVRLYLEQEGFTVYTAGDGEEALAIETSHRPDLLILDIMLPKLSGWDICRAITRQAPVIFLTAKSAEYDIITGFSLGADDYVTKPFSPRELVARVKAVLRRSGLLFDSGDALSFPGLTIHPAAQTIICGGQTVSLPPKEFDLLLFLARHPKVAFSREQLLTNVWGYDYNGDDRAVDAAVKRLRQKLSAADYHYIHTAWGVGYKFEVVPK
- a CDS encoding sensor histidine kinase — protein: MSRSIFGRLFLSHVAVILLTTLVLGLFMSYLVRNHAVRTKQSDLLVKGRVVSQLLAPDLRQGRVPSAEQLQELEQLAGATLWLIDREGRVIAGTPPNRWAKAFPEAADELSALFAGEAQTWVRTSRRQTDRSIVVGIAVPGANPQTAVLLYASITGVNKAAQAVEKLLLYSLGIGILAALAFALVMARGLTRPVADISLAAARFAGGDYTSRTGATGDDELGRLGRTFNAMAEALAHAEENRRKFLADVTHELKTPVASIQAMAEALQDGLVKDTDQQHRYLGTIVGEAKRIDRLLRDLLALAELEAGALSIVKEPLDLGYFWHEQADRLAPLLSSKNLTLNLRLPNQPAVVLADPDRLAQVALNLITNAVRYAPAGSNIDVTITLSPPNASFTVRDYGPGIPAADLPHIWERFYRVDKARTRAAGGTGLGLAITRELVRYMGGETIAESTPGQGAAFTVTLPLAGHIRRS